In Kiloniellales bacterium, a genomic segment contains:
- the cutA gene encoding divalent-cation tolerance protein CutA, whose protein sequence is MTYCLVYMTAETPEEARALGRALVEARLAACANVIPGMVPIFWWDGEVQEGSEAVLIAKTRRDLVERLTASVKARHGYDCPCVVALPIEAGNPDFLAWIGAETRGED, encoded by the coding sequence ATGACCTATTGTCTGGTCTATATGACGGCGGAGACGCCGGAGGAGGCGCGGGCTCTGGGCCGCGCCCTGGTGGAGGCGCGCCTGGCCGCCTGCGCCAACGTGATCCCGGGCATGGTTCCGATCTTCTGGTGGGACGGCGAGGTGCAGGAGGGCAGCGAGGCGGTGCTGATCGCCAAGACCCGCCGCGATCTGGTCGAGCGCCTGACCGCCTCGGTCAAGGCGCGGCACGGCTATGATTGCCCCTGCGTCGTGGCTCTGCCGATCGAAGCCGGCAATCCGGACTTCCTGGCCTGGATCGGCGCCGAGACCCGCGGTGAGGACTGA
- a CDS encoding DUF4197 domain-containing protein — protein sequence MSKTKTVEAISTACDGREVIRRIVLAAALTLAVNTLPPGVALAQSDFLKKGLDTLMGSDSGDGVLSTEDMAAGLREALRVGSERVVAKVGAADGFNLDPEIHIPLPGTFRQVQSALKTVGLSDLADDVELKLNRAAEAAAPEARDLFVQAIREMSLDDAKAIFDGPDDAATQYFKGRMSAPLARKMAPVVDRSLADVGALASVDRMMQSYRAIPFVPDVKADLRSYVVGKALDGIFFYVAKEEAAIRKNPAARSTELLKRVFGSG from the coding sequence ATGTCGAAGACGAAGACTGTTGAGGCGATCTCCACGGCCTGCGACGGTCGCGAGGTGATACGCAGGATCGTCCTGGCGGCGGCTCTGACGCTCGCCGTCAACACCCTGCCACCCGGCGTGGCTCTGGCCCAGAGCGACTTCCTGAAGAAGGGCCTCGACACGCTGATGGGGAGCGATTCGGGCGATGGGGTCCTCAGCACTGAGGACATGGCCGCCGGCTTGCGCGAGGCCCTGCGCGTCGGCTCGGAGCGCGTGGTCGCAAAGGTCGGGGCGGCCGACGGCTTCAACCTGGATCCCGAGATCCACATTCCCTTGCCCGGCACCTTCCGGCAGGTCCAGTCGGCCCTGAAGACCGTCGGCCTCTCTGATCTGGCCGACGACGTTGAACTGAAGCTCAACCGGGCGGCCGAGGCGGCGGCACCCGAAGCCCGGGATCTCTTCGTCCAGGCGATCCGCGAGATGTCCTTGGACGACGCCAAGGCGATCTTCGATGGTCCGGACGACGCGGCGACCCAATACTTCAAAGGCAGGATGTCGGCGCCGTTGGCGCGCAAGATGGCGCCGGTCGTCGACCGCAGCCTGGCCGATGTCGGAGCCCTCGCGTCCGTCGATCGGATGATGCAGAGCTATCGGGCCATCCCCTTCGTGCCCGACGTCAAGGCGGACCTGCGCAGCTACGTGGTCGGCAAAGCGCTGGACGGCATCTTCTTCTACGTCGCCAAGGAGGAGGCGGCGATCCGCAAGAACCCCGCGGCGCGCAGCACGGAGCTTCTGAAGCGGGTCTTCGGATCCGGCTGA
- a CDS encoding DUF2807 domain-containing protein, giving the protein MIAIAAALSPASSAALPRTPARALSGGILALLLLALASPAAADSKRIGPKRFEAETLHLVDVIGSIEVAIGREPKVEVLIEGEARLLDDISLRKDGKALIIRRKKDWLDFPERQLYPWRDIYPNITLRVPAGTAVVLERVIGEARIGDIAAPLKLDVSLLDAEVGNVSEADLKLHGRGNINLGKVSGRLSVLASGSSDLTVGDVGEAEIDKSGSGDISLGAVAGGLRHDTAGSGDTRAAAVNGPVEVLINGSGGLQIGAGEANPLRLRLNGSGDFSFDGTAWNPDVTVNGSGSAKIRAHRGTLRLRSFSGAITYDEGGGLSIGQ; this is encoded by the coding sequence ATGATAGCGATCGCTGCGGCCCTTTCGCCCGCATCCTCGGCAGCCCTGCCAAGAACGCCGGCCCGCGCCCTGTCGGGCGGCATCCTGGCGCTCCTCCTCTTGGCTCTTGCCTCGCCGGCCGCGGCGGACAGCAAGCGGATCGGCCCGAAGCGTTTCGAGGCCGAGACGCTGCACCTGGTCGACGTGATCGGCAGTATCGAGGTGGCAATCGGCAGGGAGCCCAAGGTCGAGGTCCTGATAGAGGGCGAAGCGCGCCTGTTGGACGACATCTCCCTGCGCAAGGACGGCAAGGCCCTGATCATCCGGCGCAAGAAAGACTGGCTCGATTTCCCGGAACGGCAGCTCTATCCCTGGCGCGATATCTATCCGAACATCACCCTTCGCGTCCCGGCGGGGACGGCGGTGGTGCTCGAGCGTGTCATCGGCGAGGCCAGGATCGGCGACATCGCCGCCCCGCTAAAGCTGGACGTCAGCCTGCTGGACGCCGAGGTCGGCAACGTCAGCGAAGCGGACCTGAAGCTTCACGGCCGCGGCAACATCAACTTGGGCAAGGTCTCCGGCCGGCTTTCCGTCCTTGCGAGCGGCAGCAGCGACCTCACCGTCGGCGATGTCGGCGAGGCCGAGATCGACAAGTCGGGAAGCGGCGACATCTCCCTGGGCGCGGTCGCCGGCGGGCTGCGCCACGACACTGCCGGCAGCGGCGATACCAGGGCTGCTGCGGTGAACGGCCCGGTCGAGGTGCTGATCAACGGCAGCGGAGGCCTGCAGATCGGCGCCGGCGAGGCGAACCCGCTGCGGTTGCGCCTCAACGGCTCCGGCGACTTCAGCTTCGACGGCACGGCGTGGAATCCGGACGTCACCGTCAACGGCTCGGGCTCGGCAAAGATCCGGGCCCATCGAGGCACTCTGCGCCTGCGCTCCTTTTCCGGCGCGATCACCTACGACGAGGGCGGCGGACTTTCGATCGGGCAATAG
- a CDS encoding MFS transporter encodes MSVWQARLSLGFSCLGHAYMHMLTAFFFVIVLALEAEWDQPFHELIELWTLGSLLVGLCALPAGWLADRWSAPGMMAVMFLGMGAACWLCAFAPSPDTMLLGLAALGVFAAIYHPVGIAWVVRCAEARGKALGINGIFGGIGIGAAGMITGGLIDGFGWRAAFFVPGTISVLTGLALVVCLARGWVSDLKEDRAPEPTHSRADMLRAFLILLVTMFCVGFIFHATQTAFPKVFDLRLADMLGEGTLGVGMVVTIVYFLAAGMQIIGGHLADRYPLKPIYLAGLLFQVIMLAAVASAFGLPLILAAVLSVMMSTAVLPAENMLLARFTPQRHRNLAFGIKFVLAFGVAPLAIWFVSWTKGATGEFTLLFFVLAAFSGLGFLAAALLPGEQRRPLAVPAE; translated from the coding sequence ATGTCCGTCTGGCAGGCCAGACTCTCCCTGGGGTTTTCCTGCCTCGGCCATGCCTACATGCACATGCTGACGGCCTTCTTCTTCGTCATCGTGCTCGCCCTAGAAGCCGAGTGGGATCAGCCGTTCCATGAGTTGATCGAGCTCTGGACGCTGGGGTCCCTGCTGGTCGGGCTCTGCGCCCTGCCGGCCGGCTGGCTGGCGGACCGTTGGAGCGCGCCGGGCATGATGGCGGTCATGTTCCTGGGCATGGGCGCGGCCTGCTGGCTCTGCGCCTTCGCGCCGTCGCCGGACACGATGCTGCTGGGCTTGGCCGCCCTCGGCGTCTTCGCCGCCATCTATCATCCGGTCGGCATCGCCTGGGTGGTCCGTTGCGCCGAGGCGCGGGGCAAGGCGCTCGGCATCAACGGCATCTTCGGCGGGATCGGAATCGGCGCGGCCGGCATGATCACCGGCGGCCTGATCGACGGCTTCGGCTGGCGGGCCGCCTTCTTCGTTCCGGGCACGATCTCGGTCCTGACCGGGCTTGCGCTGGTCGTCTGCCTGGCGCGTGGCTGGGTCTCCGACCTCAAGGAGGACCGCGCGCCCGAGCCGACGCACAGCCGCGCCGACATGCTGCGCGCCTTCCTGATTCTCCTGGTCACGATGTTCTGCGTCGGCTTCATCTTCCACGCGACCCAGACCGCCTTTCCCAAGGTCTTCGACCTTCGGCTCGCCGACATGCTCGGCGAGGGCACCCTGGGCGTCGGCATGGTGGTGACGATCGTCTATTTCCTGGCCGCCGGGATGCAGATCATCGGCGGGCACCTGGCGGACCGCTATCCCTTGAAGCCGATCTACCTGGCCGGCCTGCTGTTCCAGGTGATCATGCTGGCGGCGGTCGCCAGCGCCTTCGGGCTGCCGCTGATCCTTGCCGCGGTGCTTTCGGTCATGATGAGCACCGCCGTGCTACCCGCGGAGAACATGCTGCTGGCGCGCTTCACGCCGCAGCGGCACCGCAACCTGGCCTTCGGCATCAAGTTCGTGCTCGCCTTCGGGGTCGCGCCGCTGGCGATCTGGTTCGTTTCCTGGACCAAGGGCGCGACCGGCGAGTTCACCCTGCTGTTCTTCGTGCTGGCGGCCTTCTCGGGCCTCGGGTTCCTAGCAGCCGCCCTGCTGCCGGGCGAGCAGCGCCGGCCGCTCGCGGTGCCGGCCGAGTAG
- a CDS encoding VOC family protein has product MTGITIDRLDHLVLTVRDIEATCAFYQEVLGMERRGFGEGRVALHYGRQKINLHPHPTPIDLVAERPLPGSADLCFVTEQAIEAVIAHLAACGVPIEWGPGQRTGAEGHIASVYCRDPDNNLIEIASYHRA; this is encoded by the coding sequence ATGACCGGGATCACCATCGATCGCCTCGACCACCTGGTCCTGACCGTGCGGGACATCGAGGCGACCTGCGCCTTCTATCAGGAGGTGCTGGGCATGGAGCGGCGCGGCTTCGGCGAGGGCCGGGTGGCGCTCCACTACGGCCGGCAGAAAATCAACCTGCACCCCCATCCGACGCCGATCGACCTGGTCGCCGAGCGGCCCCTACCGGGCAGCGCGGACCTTTGCTTCGTCACGGAACAGGCGATCGAGGCGGTGATCGCGCACCTCGCGGCCTGCGGCGTGCCGATCGAATGGGGCCCGGGCCAGCGGACCGGCGCCGAAGGCCATATCGCCTCGGTCTACTGCCGCGATCCGGACAACAACCTGATCGAGATTGCCAGCTACCACCGAGCCTGA